The Clostridium sp. DL-VIII DNA window TTGGCACCCCTAGCCTCTATTTATTTTTACTTATTATATTAATTTTATATTATCATTTTATTAATAACAATTCAAATTATTTATATAGGAATAGCAGGTAAAGAAAACTTATTATTTTCTTATTTTTATATAAAGATATCCGAAACCTGCTATTAATTAAAAATTTCTGTGTTTATAATATATTTAACAATAGATCACCTTTATTAAAATTAGAATATAATTTGGAGGATAAATATAATGTTTGAAAATAAAAAACTATATAAAGATGTTTCAAGAAAAAAGATTTGCGGAGTACTTGTTGGGGTTTCTGATTATATAAGCGGAGATGTTACCTTAGTTCGCATATTGTTTATCTTATTATCTATAAAATTTCTTCCTGTCTGCATTGTAATCTACTTTATATGTGCACTCATTATGCCTGATAAACAAGACATCTTTAAGGATCAAAGTCCAAACCAATAACTTTCATTAAAATTATTGAACTTTTTTTCAAAAGTGGTAAAATACTAGATGTCGGTAT harbors:
- a CDS encoding PspC domain-containing protein, with protein sequence MFENKKLYKDVSRKKICGVLVGVSDYISGDVTLVRILFILLSIKFLPVCIVIYFICALIMPDKQDIFKDQSPNQ